The genomic DNA CAATTTCATTTTGAAAGCCGTCTTCCATTCATCGTCTTCTCGCATTCGTATTTGATGATAGCCACTTTTAAGATCGATTTTCGTGAAAATTTGGGCTCCACTTAATTCGTCAAGCATGTCGTCAAGACGGGGTATCGGGTGTCGATACTTGATAGTGATTTTGTTGATGGCGCGACAGTCCACGCACATCCGCCACGACCCATCTTTCTTGGGTACAAGCAGCACCGGCACCGCACAGGGACTTAAGCTCTCTCGGATGTATCCTTTGtctaggagttcagtaatttgcttttgcaattccTTCGTTTCTTCGGGATTACTCCGATAAGCAGGACGGTTGGGTAGTGCAGCTCCAGGTACTAAGTCTATTTGATGTTCATTGCCTCGGATAGGGGGTAGCCCACTTGGTATTTCGTCCGGAAATATGTCTTCAAATTCCTGAATCAAAGACAATACAGAAGCAGGCAAGTTTTCAGGTAACTCGTTAGTATTCAACAATGCCTCCTTgtacacaaatacatacataggTCATCTCAAAAACATCGTCATGGATATCACTAACCCTCGCAAACACACTCATTTTTccactttctttttcctctcctctttttacttgtttttgtttcttttcattttctctcacatttttagtcttttctctctctttttccttaattttctcttttgcactcttttctttttctctcgctTGTTCCACTGAAAGTTTAAGTTTTTGTTGATCCTCGTACACTTGCTTCGGAGTGAGGGGTGCAAGTGTCACGTTCTTTCCAAGATGTTTGAAGGAGTATCTATTAGTGTAACCATCATGCATCACCCGTCGGTCGAACTGCCATGGTCGTCCTAGAAGCAAATGGCCCGCGTGCATCGGCACTACATCACATAATACTTCATCAGAATACTTCCCGATGCTAAAGGACACTAGGACTTGTTTTGTCACTTTGAGTTCACCACCATCGTTAAGCCACTGGAGCTTGTATGGATTCGGGTGCTTGGTGGTTGACAGCCCCAACTTTTCCACCATGAGGGTGCTTGCCATGTTTGTGCAACTCCCTCCATCGATTATGATGCTACACACTTTCCCTTGCACTTGACATCTCGAATGAAAAATGTTCTCACGTTGTTGTTTGTCTTCCACACTTTGAAGACTTAGGTTTCGCTTGATGACGAGTAACTCACCTTCAACGGGTTGTTCTAAGTCCTCCTCAACTTCAGAATTCGATTCAGCATCGTTCTCTTCCTCGTCTTCCGTTTCAATCTCACCGTCGACCCTTATCACCATGGTATGTCTATTCGGGCACTGACTTGCTATATGTCCACGACCAAGACACTTGAAGCACTTTATGTCCCTTGAACGGGCGGTGGAACTTTCAGGAGCCTTACCTTTACTTGACTCGGCAATAGGCTTATTCGCCTTAGATATTGTTGAAGAATCCTTCGTTCGATTTGTTGGAAAACCCTTGCTTGTGCTTTGGCCCCATTTAGAAGGATTAGTGTTAGGATAGGCTCGGGTGGTACCTTTTCGCTTCAACTGCTTCTCCACTTTGATAGCCATGTGGACCATGTCCACAACCTCAATGTAATGTTGCGCTTCTCGACATTTGCAATCTCTCGATTAAGTCCCGCTAGAAAGCGAGCCATTGTGGCTTCTCGATCTTCTTGTATATCGGCACGGATCATAGccacttccatttctttataataatcttccacactcttcgtcccttggatgagattttggagtttttgatgcaACTCCCGATGATAGTAGGATGGAATGAATCGTCGTCGCATAACCGCCTTCATTTCggtccaagtggaaatgggatgctccccgttacgcctccgactagtggtcaactgatcccacCATATCATTGTGTAATCTGAAAACTCAATTGCGGCGAGTTTAACTTTCTTATTTTCAGAGTAGTTATGACATTCGAACACTAGTTCGATTTTCTTCTCCCACTCAAGGTATGCCTCGGGATCAGATTTACCTTGGAAAGGAGGAATGGAGAGTTTGATATTCTTCAAGTCATCATCTTCCCGCCTTCGATCTACTTGTCCATGGTTTCGGGGACGTCTCCTTTCTAGGCTTATGTTAAACCCGTGATCGCTTTCatcttcactattttcattaacAACATCATCTTGAACCCTTGGTTGTCTTCGTCGTTGATCGGGCCCTTCACGTCTTTGCCTAGCAACTTTAGGATATTCATCGCGTTGTCTTTGGGCCTCGACTTGGTAAAGTCGATCTTCAAGAGGATTAAGCCTTCGATCAAGTAATCGTTCCATCTCATGCAAAAGGGCTTGCATTTGCAAATCTGGAACGTTTCTGACCGGTTGTCGCCCTTGTTGTTCTTCCATGTTTTGTCCACTATTTTGGGACATTTATTCGTTTAAGATAGCCTCACAAACAAATCCTCTCAATCCGTTTAGAAAGAAAGAAGCTTGAtgacactcacactcgtgtttacactcttaGTTCGGCTTTTACCTCCCCTCGAATGCGCTCACGCTctcttgccttttacctctcttgacttttctcgtaatttcgtaagcagattcgttaaggctcggtccttggtctaggtggtcggttcaaaagggaTAGCAAGTAATTGATGTATTCGATAtagggtaggctgaaagaatagggaattAGGTAAGAAAAAATGTGGCGAATTAGGGAGAGTAGAATAGAAGAAGGGTCAGGAACTATATCagatcaaagcttgacgatcaaataacaattgatttgcataaatcacttttttttcgatttttttatttttgattttatttttgattttttttaacttgtataacttttttttgttgtactatatcgacaagctaaatacaataaaaacacttttgtacacaatttttttttcttcggctgcgtagatttttgtttttatagcaacaataacaaactaatcGAAATAAGGAAACTTCGgtatacaaaattttttttttctatactcttttttttttgaacctacctcgggaatgcttcgcttcgaacgtctaagcttctcgttttaggtagctctgataccagatgatacgaaccgtcttgagaagagtcgagtcgtatgtagattgtccgatcgtctacgagaagttacgttaggattagttgagttAAAGGTATAATCAgggtagaaagaggggtacgaatggaatggtaggaacgaaagggtaggaacaaaatggtatgaacaaattggtcggtttaggttcgattaggtaagaagaaagaatgggtttgaactactaaaggtactttcaagaaccaaataccgaaatggtatcgaccgctgatttagccttttgagttcggttataggtttggtaaggaaacctcgacccactatctaacaagataggaacctcggtatgttgaatgCCACACTacgatagtgataagttcgggttcgacaaagaacacggttgacacaactagaacgctaggaacgccaaacgaatctttgaacgaaatataagaaaagtttgcctcacgattttggcagcataacattaacaaaagtttcaaaagtcctttacatggaaattgaacatgtatttataagcctaagtctaggtagccgaatggcctttcatacttacacattaattaaaagaaaattctagaaaaaataactcttaatatgcatgaccagattcggttttgggaatgatggatgaatgcatcttcatgcttaagaaaactcaaagtgaatgcatgatatccaatggtcacttgtagattcggccaaccttgttaaatgaagcaatgtttggccaaaaagtatgaattaattgtggacactccaaaggccatcatgtgtgtgaaaccgaatgttgaagagtcttctagtgtgaacaaggtgaaccgaatggtcttgccatgtgaacataggtgtgaacgaattaaggagagtcatggggaagctaattggccaagctatcttcatgcatgtgtgagtgccctttggccgaatggtcaccttggagaatgaagagatagcacaccatacatgaatggaaacattcatgaaccttaaagacattgaatatggtcatacatgcacttggccgaacatgcacctaaggGATTCAAGcccccccaaccgtccatgcaccttcaagattcatgcttgcttttaatctccttatgtccattgcgttcttgaactgaaggtgagcttggtgagctgaaatgaacttgtagaaaagttcggcatggatttccaaaatggccactaactggttcgataggtctagcattgacatcatcccacacatgctgaactaaagctataacagcttctttaaattgttttgcacgagcccttgtgatcggcccttgaggtagctccgccggatctcggcttggacttggcttatgggaagccgtgatcgtatcaaaCGGGCACAAATGTCATCAAGTCAAAAAGTGGATTCGAGAGCATCATGGAGATACACATCCAACGACTACTCAAGAAGAGATTACGATCGAGATTCTTTTTCATCAAGGAATTCAAGACGAAGAGAAGCCGATTTTGATTTTGAATCCTTCCGAGAAGACATGCGAGATGAAAAATACACCTCTTCAAGAGCTCCAAAGAAAATAGCCACGGAGAGATCTTCACGAAGGATTGTTCGTGAATCATATGTAaatgatttttcttcttttgaacaaAATGATTTTTCTCCTAAATCTTTTGTAACCTTTTGTAAAAAGCAAGCGAGAAAAGAAGAAGACGAAAAGCaaaaagagatcaaaagaaaagagaggcaagaaaagattatgagagaaaatgagaggattttgaatgaaatcaagaaaagaaacaaagaaatgaaagaaaaagaaa from Gossypium arboreum isolate Shixiya-1 chromosome 9, ASM2569848v2, whole genome shotgun sequence includes the following:
- the LOC108481594 gene encoding uncharacterized protein LOC108481594 translates to MEEQQGRQPVRNVPDLQMQALLHEMERLLDRRLNPLEDRLYQVEAQRQRDEYPKVARQRREGPDQRRRQPRVQDDVVNENSEDESDHGFNISLERRRPRNHGQVDRRREDDDLKNIKLSIPPFQAQHYIEVVDMVHMAIKVEKQLKRKGTTRAYPNTNPSKWGQSTSKGFPTNRTKDSSTISKANKPIAESSKGKAPESSTARSRDIKCFKCLGRGHIASQCPNRHTMVIRVDGEIETEDEEENDAESNSEVEEDLEQPVEGELLVIKRNLSLQSVEDKQQRENIFHSRCQVQGKVCSIIIDGGSCTNMASTLMVEKLGLSTTKHPNPYKLQWLNDGGELKVTKQVLVSFSIGKYSDEVLCDVVPMHAGHLLLGRPWQFDRRVMHDGYTNRYSFKHLGKNVTLAPLTPKQEALLNTNELPENLPASVLSLIQEFEDIFPDEIPSGLPPIRGNEHQIDLVPGAALPNRPAYRSNPEETKELQKQITELLDKGYIRESLSPCAVPVLLVPKKDGSWRMCVDCRAINKITIKYRHPIPRLDDMLDELSGAQIFTKIDLKSGYHQIRMREDDEWKTAFKMKLGLYEWLVMPFGLTNAPSTFMRLMNHVLRAFIGKFCVVYFDDILVYSKTLEEHVPHLRAVLETLRKEVLYANLKKCSFCTDKVVFLGYVVSASGLEVDQEKFKRFKNGASERTLAKFKLPWIG